The nucleotide sequence agaaaacactGTAAAGAGGATTTTTACCCCTTTGTTTCTATAAAAGTTTTGTTGGCACTCTGCCTATTCTTCAAAATGTTTGAATCAAGTCATTTggtcacttttttttgtttgttttaatgttgtTGACtttgttccttatgctgtactctacatccacgtgactactgtgtaacaaccaactggtacttctttttttttttttttttttttttaatttttttatgtgggaatattggggaacagtgtgtttctccagggcccatcagctccaaattgttgtccttcaatctagttgtggagggcgcagctcagctccaagtccagtcaccgttttcaatctttagttgcagggggcacagcccaccatcctatgcgggaatcgaacccgcaaccttgttgttgagagctcgcgccctaaccacctgagccatccagccgccccctcATTTGGTCACTTTGACAGCTGCTTTACATGGACATGGCATTTACCAGGCATAGTCATGACAGTGCCAACAGTCAGGCAGCTCATTGTGCTGTTGGTATGCAGCCAGTCCAAGTGCAAAAAATGAGACACTTTACGTGGTGGGATAAAAGGCATTTTAGATAAATACAGTTCATGTTCCTACTTTGCAGTTTGCATCTGTGCTTTATAGTACTTTTTCACTAAAGAAAACGGAAGAGCACATTTTAAACTTGGTTTTCCTTTTGAGATTTAGAATGAACCTGTATGAGAAGTGTGATATGCAGTCTGCAGGGAGCTGGCTCTTTCTGGGTCTGGTGATAAGTTACAGGAAAAGTTACTGCGTCCCTGCTAGTCAGTCAGACCGGCAGGTTCTCCCTCGTCCCTGCCAGCTTGGTGAAGGCACCATGGAGGCAGCGGGCATTCCGGGTGGGTACTTTGCTGGGTTACGTAACTGAGCCCCAGAGAAGGGCAGTGACTTGTCTGAGGTCATTCAGCTAGTCAGGGCACAGCCAGCTTCCATGTTCCGGCCCAGTGTTCTTGCTCCACGCTCTGCTGCCCAGAGCTCCCGGAGCGGCGGCAGTTCTGTCTGGGAGTGAGGGGAGCAGACATGTATCGCTCAGGACTTATGTATGTGAAATCCGTTAccgtctttgtcttttttcttaatttccttattGCAACCGTGACTGAATATATGGATTTgatgctaattttttttctttttctttttcagtttagaTTAAGGAAAGCCTGTATCCTGCATCTTTCTGTGAGTGGCATCTATCAGTCATGCAGCCACCGCCCCAGGCCGTCCCACCCAGCATGGTGGGGCCACCTCCAGCCGGGACCCCTCAGAGCACACACTGGTCCAGCAGTCCGTATAGGAGACAGGCGATAGCTAGTGCACCAGTGGCTCCAGGAACTCGCCCATTGCAGCCGGTGACAGACCCATTTGCTTTTAGTAGACAGGCGCTCCAGAGCACGTCGTTGGGCAGTTTGTCCAAAAGCAGCCCACCTGTTTTGCCAGGCCCGGCCCCGCCAGCGTTTCTTCAGCGCTCTGCTCTGCCTGTGCCTCACACAGATGCTGGAGGTGGCTCCCAGGGACCCCACGAGCCTCTGCCGGGATCTGTGTCGCAGCCCAGGGCAGATGCGGGCTCATTTTCCAGTGTGTTGACCCCTTCAGCACTGCCCGGGCCCGAGATGAACAGGAGTGCCGAGGTCTCGTCCAGCTCCGAATGGGAAGCCCAGACTCAGTACATTCCAGGAGCGGGTCCTGACAGTTCTCATGGGGGCCATCCACATGGGAACCTGCCTGGGCCCGACAGGCCCCCAAGTGAGCAGAACCCGCACGACAGTGCTGCGGCACCAGCAACGTCCCCTTTCTTCCCTCAGCCTCATCAGCAAATGCCAGGGCGGTGGGGGCCGGCACAAGGAGCCCCACAGCCCCCGGCTCAGCATTACTGGCCCTGCCCAGAAGGACCTGTTCAGAATGCGGTGTCCCAGGCCTCCAGCATTTCCCACCTCCTCTCTCCGTCCAACCCACATCAAGGTCCTGGCCACGAGCCACACAGCCCACTAGTGTCTTTACCAGGACCCATGGCTGGTGACGGAAGAGATGAGGCAGCCTACCTGCAAAGTGGAAACCACTCAGCAAGTAACTTTGATCTTGAAAACGCATTCAGGCAGAATTTCCGAGTTGGGAGCACTCGGGCTGGCCAGGACTTCCGGCCGAATCCAGGAGTGAATAAAGAGCAGTTCCCAGACCCTGCTCCTGTTAACCCCCTCGCTCAGGGAAATAGCCCCGAAAGTCATTTGCACTATGCTGTGGGGGCCGGGACCAGCCGGGCCCTCCCAGAAGCCGACTCGGGTGCGCTCTCCGTGTTTTTCCAAGGGGGAGAGATGGAAAATGAGGAGAACCTCTCATCTGAGAAAACGGGCTCTGCTGGTCAGACTGCCTTGGACGGGTTCTCCCCCAGTCCTGGACTTGGCCATCCCCCTGCATACGTGGGGGCAGGCGGCATGTACCAGGCCTTTCCCAGTGCCTCCAACTGTGAGACCACACCGCAGGGAGGAGACACGCACCCATTCTTCCCTCGGTCTTCAGGCGTCCAACATGATAAGCCAACCACTGAAAACGCTGCTGTTGATGTGTGGGCTGACACGGCTGGTGCGGGGACTCGGGACGCTGGCAGCTCACACTATGAGAATGCTGAGAACTCAGAATTCACTCAGAATCAAGAGGTTCTGCCACGTGAACCCACCAGTTTGGACCCTTCCTCCCCAGGCGATCAGCTCAGATACGGGCCCCTTCCTGGAGCAGCTGTCCCCAGGCGCAGTGTCATGGGCCACGCTGGAGGTGGGAGCCCAAATCTTGAGGCCCTGGACACTCAGCTTCATTCCGTGTGCCCCGACGGCGTGTCGTCCAGTTACAGCAGCAAGAGCCACAGGAGGCGTCCAGGTGCGGCCAGGCCCCAGGACCTGGGCACTTTCATTCAGCAGGAAGTTGGGAAACCTGAGGATGAGGcttcagggattttttttaagcaaatcgATTCTTCTCCTGTGGGGGGTGAGACAGATGACACCGCCGTGAGCCAGAAGTACCACAGCAGCCTGCCCCAGCCCTCAACCCCAAGTCCCCCAAAACCTACAGGGATCTTTCAGACAAGTGCAAATAGTTCTTTTGAACCCGTGAAATCCCACTTAGTTGGAGTGAAACCAGTCGAGGCAGATCGTGCTAATGTGGTGGGCGAGGTGAGGGGGACCCATGCCCAGCGGAAGAAGCGCAGACCGGCCGCCGTGCCACCTGACGCCTGCCCTGGCAACCTGGAGCAGCCACCGGACAACATGGAGACGCTCTTCCCCCCCCAGGCCTGTCCTCTGCCTCTTGCTGCACCTACGGACGCTGGTCAGGGGCTGGGGCCGCCCTCGGAATCCGTGCTTCTGACGCCTGAGAAGAGACCATCGACCCGGGCTCAGGGAGCCGTCAAGTGTGAGAGCCCGGCAACGACGCTATGGGCCCAGAACGAGCTGCCAGACTTTGGAGGCAACGTCCTCCTAGCCCCGGCTGCTCCTGTGCTGCACGTGCCTGCGAAACCTCAGCCGTCAGAAGTGATTCAGCCCCCAGATGAGGGAGTGTCCGGTCAGTTGTCCCCACAGCCTGGCTGCCTGCCCCCTCTACAGAGTGGCGACGGCATTGGTGCTTCTGAGAATCTCGAGAACCCTCCCAAAATGGGAGAGGAAGACACCCTTCCGTCGCAGGCGAgttctggttctggttctgcCAGTCTGTTGTCCTCACCGCCCACTGAATCTTTGCAAAATCAGCCAGTCTTGATTGCCCAGCCTGATCAGAGCTGTCACCTGGCTCAGCCCATTAATTTTTCTGTGTCCTTGTCAAACCCCAATGAGAAGAGTCGGTCCTGGAGAGACGCTCGGGTGGGAGACAAAGCCACCACGAGCAGCCGGGCTGTGGGGGGTGATTGTGGAGAAGCCGCTCCTCTGTCTGGGGTTCCAGCCGGCTCCCTCACGTGCTCGCCTCTGCCTAACAGTCTTGCCCAGAGTAATTTTCCACAAGTTTCTGCTATCCCTGAAGTGGTTTCCGCCCAACCTGCTAATTTGCTGGTTCAGCCACCATCTCATCCAGTTCCAAAGAGCTTGCTTCCCGAAGGTCAAAAGGTTTATAATGCAGAGGACGTTCTTCCAGAGTTGGTTAATAGCCGTGCTGGGGGCACAGATGGCATGTTGGTGCCGCCCGCAAACGCCACCTCGGGACCGCCCAGTAATAAGGCAGATCACCCCAGTAATCGGGAGGGGACTCCAGGAGCCCTAGACTTGACACCACATAGGACTTTGGACGATCTTGTAAGAATGTACAGCCCGTCCCACGCTGACGGCCCACCTTCTTACCAGCAGACCAGCCCCAGTCACCCCAGACAGCCTGGGCCTGGGGCACATAACCCAGACCATTTCTATCAACAGGTGACGAAAGATGCTCAGGACCAACGTGGCCTAGAGAGAGCCCCGCAGGAGCCAGCACCACCGCCTCCACAAGGCCCCAAAGCCCCGCTTGCAGAACCATCCAACCCAGGAAGTCCACCGGCGCAAGGACAGCCCCCAGACTCAACCCAGCCACCCGCAGGTCCGGCTCCAGCTGACCCAAGTCAGCAGCTGCCGCCTCGGCCGCCTCAGTCCTCCAGCAGCTCAGGCCAGGCGGCCGTGCAGGCAGACCAGCAGTGGCAGCAGCCGCCCCCCGACCTGGCGTCCTATTACTATCACAGACCCCTGTACGACGGCTACCAGTCCCAGTACCCCTCACCGTATCCGCCGGACCCTGGCACAGGCCCCCTCTATTACCAGGTAGGGCTGAGTTCCGGTGGCCGAACCTTTTGAACAGCGGTTCTCTCTCGTGTGCTCCTTGGCAGGGTTTTGTCGGTCAGTTCGGAAGTGACCCATCGTCCTGCTGGTGGGCAGGACGCCCGTCCCATGTGCTGCTCGCGAGAACAGTGCTCCCACCTCACGCTCAGCCTAGCATGGCCCGTCTCGTGGTGGCCACACTATGTGTCAGCACCGAGTTGCATAGCGTGCCTGCTGTGTTCTGTTTGACAGCGTCCCCCAGCTTTGTGATGGTCGCACCTGCTGGCTGTGCACAGCACCCGGGTGCTGAGTTCATGCTTTGGGACATGAGGATGGCCCCTTGAGCTCCTGTGAGGTGTTGGGACAAAAACCTGTGTAAGGAGCAATAGGAAAAGTAGTCTTTTAAACTCCTCCTTCGGAATAAAAATAGTGAGGGAAAAAGTTAAGTTTGGAATGTAATCCGAATGAAACAGCTAAGGGATGAAATTCTGTTGGCTTCTCTCAGGTACGTGGTGATTCCAGCAGTGGGGGGGGGCGGGCTGTGCTACATAGGAGATTGTTTCTGCCTCTTCACGGTGCTGCAAGCTCATGAGTTGTTTAAATTAGGTTCTGTTTAATCCTACATTCGTTGGGAAAAGTAGGGTCAGAGTGGACACGTTTGATTATTACATGCTTTTTGTCACCTCCGGTCCGGGCCCAGCGTCACCCACGGCCCGCTGAGGCAGGGGTTGTGGACTCGGGGTATGGGCACGTGCCAGTGACCACGCTGCTGACTGCACCTGAGACCCTGCGGTCAGAGGCTGTGGGCAGGGCTGCAGGGGGCTGGCCGGGGGTGGGGGCCCTGTGCTCTGTCATGGGCTGTGAGCACCTGTGCGTGAGAACACTTAGACCTCTGAGACCTGTGAATTCGAGGTTCCGAAAGGAGCCGCGGGGACTCCTGGTTCCATAGCAGGAAGTGAAGCCCTGCTGGCAACCCAGACCGGCCAGCAGCACGGAGCTCACCCCCCGCCCCTTCTTTCCAGTCCTGTGTGCAGTGCCCCCTCCGCACCCTGGAAGTGCTAGCCAGGAGCCCCAATCACTTCTGTGGGAGCCATCTGCCTTCCCCACGTCCCTCTGGCTTTTCTCTGCGTTATCGTAGCTACCGGTAGGGTCAGTCAGCCCACGTTATGTGATTTCTTGTCCTCTGCGAGGCAGTGGCGGAGAGTCAGACTCTCAGACACAAAGGACTGGTCATAACTGGTGCCTGGGTCACCTCATCTGTGCTTCAGCTTCTCACGTGGCCTCCCCTTGGAGATGGCTGTGGTGATTCAGCGGTTCGCAGTGGGGCTGAGGCTCGGAGAATGAAACAGCTTTTCTGAGGCTGCCGTGGCTTCAGGACCCACTGCAGTGGACCCTGGTTCCTTTGCTCACCTGAGGTGGTGCCCAGGCATCTCCGCACGCGAGGCCGCAGAAGGCAGGACCTTGCAGGGCCCCTGGCAGTTGCCGCCACACCTGGGGGTCAGCTGCACATGCGCTGGCATCTCCCGAGTGTGGCCAGACAGTCTGTTTTAGGAATGTGCGCTGCCTGCCTGCGGTTTCTGTTCTGCATGCTCCCTGGCGAGCTGTCATCGGTGCCTCTCAGAGCTGGATCGGCTGGCTCCACTGGTGTCTAACGCTGCCCAAACCTGTCTTCCAACAGGACATGTATGGCCTATACGACCCCCGATACAGGCCCTACGACAGCACAGCATCCGCCTATGCCGAGAACTACCGCTACCCTGAGCCTGAGCGGCCCAGCTCCCGGGCAAGTCACTGCTCAGACCGGCCAGCTGCCAGGTGAGTGACGTTTGTACTGCTGGCTGCGGTGGTGACGGGCAAAGACTTGTGTAAAGGGTCGTACAAACCTAGTTCACGTGTGGACGTTTTGTCAGTGCAGGATCCATTTTTAAATCGAATTAAGCACACTGCCACGCAGGCATGGCCATGCTGTCAGCCCGCGTTTGGTGAGGCAGACCCTGCACGGCCCCCGGGCAGGCACCACTGCCCCATGCAGGTGGTTGTGCCATCGCTGAGGCACACGCACGATGAGGTTTGCCGGCTGAGTGTTCAGGCTTAACCTGTGCAGATCCCACCCCACTACTGGTCACAGAGATCCCAGGATTCTCAGGCCAGAACGCGGCTGGCCCTTGGCCTCAAAGCCCATGTTGTCACCCCAACACTGTCCTGACCTGCGAACTTCTCTGTCCTGCTTCTCTTACACTGTCCCGGCTTTGCAATTACAAATGAGAGCTGCTGGAAGAGCCCTGGCATCCTGCCTTGAGCTGAGGACAGACGTAAGCAGGTCAGAGCCCTCCCACTCGGACGTTGGCAGCGTGGGAATGCAGTGGGGCTGTGAGCTTGTTCAGCTTCGCCCGCCTTCCAGTGCCCACCTGCAGTTGTGGGCAGCACGCTGGAGGCGGACCGTCTGCCAGGCGGGGTGTGGCTCCTGACACTCGGGACAGAGAAGGTGTGGCCACGGATGAACTTTGTGTCCCTGCCCCGCCTCTCAACTTCATGGGTTCCTTAGGCTGGTTCTTCCGTGTCTGACAGTGTGTCTCGAGCCAAGGCTGTGGCCTGAGCCTTTGCCTGTTCGGCTGACCCCGTACTTTGCCCCGAGGGATGCACGGACCTGTATGTAGTCCAGTGTTCTAGGTGCTTTATGTGAGAAGGTGACCAGGGTTGTAGCACCTGTGAGTCACCTGCACAGTGAAGGTTGCACTTAAAATAAGCACTGGGACTCACTGAGAGGCTGGGGAGCTTGGAGGAGTGGGGACCAGCGCTTCTGGCCGTTGAGGTTTGCCTTCGCCGGCCCACCTGTGGGTTAACACGGAGCTCCTTTCAAGGGACCCAGCTGGCTCAGCGTTGAGAAGACGCCCGAGCAGACGCTCGGTTGCCCCCACAGGAGTGGCCATCACCCTGACTTACCTGCGGGGTTCGCAGCACCACATTGTGACGGTGCTGACGTCTCCTTTTTCCTGCCTGCTTTGGTTGGGggtgtatgtacatgtatacgcgtgtgtgcacgtgcgtgcgcGTTTTCACACACAGGT is from Rhinolophus sinicus isolate RSC01 linkage group LG04, ASM3656204v1, whole genome shotgun sequence and encodes:
- the SEC16A gene encoding protein transport protein Sec16A isoform X1; its protein translation is MQPPPQAVPPSMVGPPPAGTPQSTHWSSSPYRRQAIASAPVAPGTRPLQPVTDPFAFSRQALQSTSLGSLSKSSPPVLPGPAPPAFLQRSALPVPHTDAGGGSQGPHEPLPGSVSQPRADAGSFSSVLTPSALPGPEMNRSAEVSSSSEWEAQTQYIPGAGPDSSHGGHPHGNLPGPDRPPSEQNPHDSAAAPATSPFFPQPHQQMPGRWGPAQGAPQPPAQHYWPCPEGPVQNAVSQASSISHLLSPSNPHQGPGHEPHSPLVSLPGPMAGDGRDEAAYLQSGNHSASNFDLENAFRQNFRVGSTRAGQDFRPNPGVNKEQFPDPAPVNPLAQGNSPESHLHYAVGAGTSRALPEADSGALSVFFQGGEMENEENLSSEKTGSAGQTALDGFSPSPGLGHPPAYVGAGGMYQAFPSASNCETTPQGGDTHPFFPRSSGVQHDKPTTENAAVDVWADTAGAGTRDAGSSHYENAENSEFTQNQEVLPREPTSLDPSSPGDQLRYGPLPGAAVPRRSVMGHAGGGSPNLEALDTQLHSVCPDGVSSSYSSKSHRRRPGAARPQDLGTFIQQEVGKPEDEASGIFFKQIDSSPVGGETDDTAVSQKYHSSLPQPSTPSPPKPTGIFQTSANSSFEPVKSHLVGVKPVEADRANVVGEVRGTHAQRKKRRPAAVPPDACPGNLEQPPDNMETLFPPQACPLPLAAPTDAGQGLGPPSESVLLTPEKRPSTRAQGAVKCESPATTLWAQNELPDFGGNVLLAPAAPVLHVPAKPQPSEVIQPPDEGVSGQLSPQPGCLPPLQSGDGIGASENLENPPKMGEEDTLPSQASSGSGSASLLSSPPTESLQNQPVLIAQPDQSCHLAQPINFSVSLSNPNEKSRSWRDARVGDKATTSSRAVGGDCGEAAPLSGVPAGSLTCSPLPNSLAQSNFPQVSAIPEVVSAQPANLLVQPPSHPVPKSLLPEGQKVYNAEDVLPELVNSRAGGTDGMLVPPANATSGPPSNKADHPSNREGTPGALDLTPHRTLDDLVRMYSPSHADGPPSYQQTSPSHPRQPGPGAHNPDHFYQQVTKDAQDQRGLERAPQEPAPPPPQGPKAPLAEPSNPGSPPAQGQPPDSTQPPAGPAPADPSQQLPPRPPQSSSSSGQAAVQADQQWQQPPPDLASYYYHRPLYDGYQSQYPSPYPPDPGTGPLYYQDMYGLYDPRYRPYDSTASAYAENYRYPEPERPSSRASHCSDRPAARQGYPEGYPQPRGGWSSQSDYYASYYSGQYEYADLGQWDRYPYGSRLRDSRHYDRRYWYDADYDQYRKENYTYADRPEKYWRYDPRFTGSFEDDLELHRDPFRDDGDRRSEHSDHSARSLGAPSRRSSFSTHSQQSQVYRSRSGTAGPYEAPPPPGSFHGDYAYDTYSAQGFPEYGYPADAGWPAAEQAPSRPTSPEKFSVPHICARFGPGGQLIKVIPNLPSEGQPALVEVHSMETLLQHMPEQEEMRAFPGPLGKDDTHKVDVINFAQSKATKCLQNENLLDKESASLLWNFIVLLCRQNGTVVGTDIAELLLRDHRTVWLPGKSPDEANLIDFTNEAMEEAEEESGEAQLSFLTDSQAAVTSTLEKDTERFRELLLYGRKKDALESAMKNGLWGHALLLASKMDSRTHARVMTRFANSLPINDPLQTVYQLMSGRMPAASTCCGDDKWGDWRPHLAMVLSNLNSSVDVEARAMATMGDTLASKGLLDAAHFCYLMAQVGFGVYTKKTTKLVLIGSNHSLPFVKFATNEAIQRTEAYEYAQSLGAHAEPLPNFQVFKFIYSCRLAEMGLATQAFHYCEVIAKSILLQPHGYSPVLISQLVQLASQLRLFDPQLKEKPEEESFVEPTWLAQLQHVGKQVQEGAVVWSHDAAFPQRCPSTPSSEVGQCDGLGLAQPLVLGTDNPLLAPPVPSAQGSGLAVRLLPSVPPTTPARVPMFAVPPPLGPVDPGPGCGPPGSALGFAEPSGPDPAALYPGPGLPPGAPSLQESEHLFQDVRSQDPGMTPREAHGRNSLAELSEEELGGKFDKPGSSRMPQDSEAPPGWGGASLGALQPPSLTPASEGKSPVQATKTEAKEPKKGGESWFSRWLTGKRKTEAYLPDDKNKSIVWDEKKNRWVDVNEPEEEKKAAPPPPMSLPKATQAAAPGPGGPPRASVNMFSRKAAGTRVHYVDILNPGGSRRAEPALAPADFFAPLAPLPIPAHLCGPNPDAAEGAPLAEGAGREGQAPAGGPAHPEPASEPKVLDSAASLPGSEVHGSQGGELSRCSSVSSLSREVSQHLNQAPGAHPPAGGPPGAAVPLYSPAQFTQPLPPQEVQGRGGLARGSTQR
- the SEC16A gene encoding protein transport protein Sec16A isoform X3; translation: MQPPPQAVPPSMVGPPPAGTPQSTHWSSSPYRRQAIASAPVAPGTRPLQPVTDPFAFSRQALQSTSLGSLSKSSPPVLPGPAPPAFLQRSALPVPHTDAGGGSQGPHEPLPGSVSQPRADAGSFSSVLTPSALPGPEMNRSAEVSSSSEWEAQTQYIPGAGPDSSHGGHPHGNLPGPDRPPSEQNPHDSAAAPATSPFFPQPHQQMPGRWGPAQGAPQPPAQHYWPCPEGPVQNAVSQASSISHLLSPSNPHQGPGHEPHSPLVSLPGPMAGDGRDEAAYLQSGNHSASNFDLENAFRQNFRVGSTRAGQDFRPNPGVNKEQFPDPAPVNPLAQGNSPESHLHYAVGAGTSRALPEADSGALSVFFQGGEMENEENLSSEKTGSAGQTALDGFSPSPGLGHPPAYVGAGGMYQAFPSASNCETTPQGGDTHPFFPRSSGVQHDKPTTENAAVDVWADTAGAGTRDAGSSHYENAENSEFTQNQEVLPREPTSLDPSSPGDQLRYGPLPGAAVPRRSVMGHAGGGSPNLEALDTQLHSVCPDGVSSSYSSKSHRRRPGAARPQDLGTFIQQEVGKPEDEASGIFFKQIDSSPVGGETDDTAVSQKYHSSLPQPSTPSPPKPTGIFQTSANSSFEPVKSHLVGVKPVEADRANVVGEVRGTHAQRKKRRPAAVPPDACPGNLEQPPDNMETLFPPQACPLPLAAPTDAGQGLGPPSESVLLTPEKRPSTRAQGAVKCESPATTLWAQNELPDFGGNVLLAPAAPVLHVPAKPQPSEVIQPPDEGVSGQLSPQPGCLPPLQSGDGIGASENLENPPKMGEEDTLPSQASSGSGSASLLSSPPTESLQNQPVLIAQPDQSCHLAQPINFSVSLSNPNEKSRSWRDARVGDKATTSSRAVGGDCGEAAPLSGVPAGSLTCSPLPNSLAQSNFPQVSAIPEVVSAQPANLLVQPPSHPVPKSLLPEGQKVYNAEDVLPELVNSRAGGTDGMLVPPANATSGPPSNKADHPSNREGTPGALDLTPHRTLDDLVRMYSPSHADGPPSYQQTSPSHPRQPGPGAHNPDHFYQQVTKDAQDQRGLERAPQEPAPPPPQGPKAPLAEPSNPGSPPAQGQPPDSTQPPAGPAPADPSQQLPPRPPQSSSSSGQAAVQADQQWQQPPPDLASYYYHRPLYDGYQSQYPSPYPPDPGTGPLYYQDMYGLYDPRYRPYDSTASAYAENYRYPEPERPSSRASHCSDRPAARQGYPEGYPQPRGGWSSQSDYYASYYSGQYEYADLGQWDRYPYGSRLRDSRHYDRRYWYDADYDQYRKENYTYADRPEKYWRYDPRFTGSFEDDLELHRDPFRDDGDRRSEHSDHSARSLGAPSRRSSFSTHSQQSQVYRSRSGTAGPYEAPPPPGSFHGDYAYDTYSAQGFPEYGYPADAGWPAAEQAPSRPTSPEKFSVPHICARFGPGGQLIKVIPNLPSEGQPALVEVHSMETLLQHMPEQEEMRAFPGPLGKDDTHKVDVINFAQSKATKCLQNENLLDKESASLLWNFIVLLCRQNGTVVGTDIAELLLRDHRTVWLPGKSPDEANLIDFTNEAMEEAEEESGEAQLSFLTDSQAAVTSTLEKDTERFRELLLYGRKKDALESAMKNGLWGHALLLASKMDSRTHARVMTRFANSLPINDPLQTVYQLMSGRMPAASTCCGDDKWGDWRPHLAMVLSNLNSSVDVEARAMATMGDTLASKGLLDAAHFCYLMAQVGFGVYTKKTTKLVLIGSNHSLPFVKFATNEAIQRTEAYEYAQSLGAHAEPLPNFQVFKFIYSCRLAEMGLATQAFHYCEVIAKSILLQPHGYSPVLISQLVQLASQLRLFDPQLKEKPEEESFVEPTWLAQLQHVGKQVQEGAVVWSHDAAFPQRCPSTPSSEVGQCDGLGLAQPLVLGTDNPLLAPPVPSAQGSGLAVRLLPSVPPTTPARVPMFAVPPPLGPVDPGPGCGPPGSALGFAEPSGPDPAALYPGPGLPPGAPSLQESEHLFQDVRSQDPGMTPREAHGRNSLAELSEEELGGKFDKPGSSRMPQDSEAPPGWGGASLGALQPPSLTPASEGKSPVQATKTEAKEPKKGGESWFSRWLTGKRKTEAYLPDDKNKSIVWDEKKNRWVDVNEPEEEKKAAPPPPMSLPKATQAAAPGPGGPPRASVNMFSRKAAGTRVHYVDILNPGGSRRAEPALAPADFFAPLAPLPIPAHLCGPNPDAAEGAPLAEGAGREGQAPAGGPAHPEPASEPKAPGAHPPAGGPPGAAVPLYSPAQFTQPLPPQEVQGRGGLARGSTQR
- the SEC16A gene encoding protein transport protein Sec16A isoform X2, with the translated sequence MQPPPQAVPPSMVGPPPAGTPQSTHWSSSPYRRQAIASAPVAPGTRPLQPVTDPFAFSRQALQSTSLGSLSKSSPPVLPGPAPPAFLQRSALPVPHTDAGGGSQGPHEPLPGSVSQPRADAGSFSSVLTPSALPGPEMNRSAEVSSSSEWEAQTQYIPGAGPDSSHGGHPHGNLPGPDRPPSEQNPHDSAAAPATSPFFPQPHQQMPGRWGPAQGAPQPPAQHYWPCPEGPVQNAVSQASSISHLLSPSNPHQGPGHEPHSPLVSLPGPMAGDGRDEAAYLQSGNHSASNFDLENAFRQNFRVGSTRAGQDFRPNPGVNKEQFPDPAPVNPLAQGNSPESHLHYAVGAGTSRALPEADSGALSVFFQGGEMENEENLSSEKTGSAGQTALDGFSPSPGLGHPPAYVGAGGMYQAFPSASNCETTPQGGDTHPFFPRSSGVQHDKPTTENAAVDVWADTAGAGTRDAGSSHYENAENSEFTQNQEVLPREPTSLDPSSPGDQLRYGPLPGAAVPRRSVMGHAGGGSPNLEALDTQLHSVCPDGVSSSYSSKSHRRRPGAARPQDLGTFIQQEVGKPEDEASGIFFKQIDSSPVGGETDDTAVSQKYHSSLPQPSTPSPPKPTGIFQTSANSSFEPVKSHLVGVKPVEADRANVVGEVRGTHAQRKKRRPAAVPPDACPGNLEQPPDNMETLFPPQACPLPLAAPTDAGQGLGPPSESVLLTPEKRPSTRAQGAVKCESPATTLWAQNELPDFGGNVLLAPAAPVLHVPAKPQPSEVIQPPDEGVSGQLSPQPGCLPPLQSGDGIGASENLENPPKMGEEDTLPSQASSGSGSASLLSSPPTESLQNQPVLIAQPDQSCHLAQPINFSVSLSNPNEKSRSWRDARVGDKATTSSRAVGGDCGEAAPLSGVPAGSLTCSPLPNSLAQSNFPQVSAIPEVVSAQPANLLVQPPSHPVPKSLLPEGQKVYNAEDVLPELVNSRAGGTDGMLVPPANATSGPPSNKADHPSNREGTPGALDLTPHRTLDDLVRMYSPSHADGPPSYQQTSPSHPRQPGPGAHNPDHFYQQVTKDAQDQRGLERAPQEPAPPPPQGPKAPLAEPSNPGSPPAQGQPPDSTQPPAGPAPADPSQQLPPRPPQSSSSSGQAAVQADQQWQQPPPDLASYYYHRPLYDGYQSQYPSPYPPDPGTGPLYYQDMYGLYDPRYRPYDSTASAYAENYRYPEPERPSSRASHCSDRPAARQGYPEGYPQPRGGWSSQSDYYASYYSGQYEYADLGQWDRYPYGSRLRDSRHYDRRYWYDADYDQYRKENYTYADRPEKYWRYDPRFTGSFEDDLELHRDPFRDDGDRRSEHSDHSARSLGAPSRRSSFSTHSQQSQVYRSRSGTAGPYEAPPPPGSFHGDYAYDTYSAQGFPEYGYPADAGWPAAEQAPSRPTSPEKFSVPHICARFGPGGQLIKVIPNLPSEGQPALVEVHSMETLLQHMPEQEEMRAFPGPLGKDDTHKVDVINFAQSKATKCLQNENLLDKESASLLWNFIVLLCRQNGTVVGTDIAELLLRDHRTVWLPGKSPDEANLIDFTNEAMEEAEEESGEAQLSFLTDSQAAVTSTLEKDTERFRELLLYGRKKDALESAMKNGLWGHALLLASKMDSRTHARVMTRFANSLPINDPLQTVYQLMSGRMPAASTCCGDDKWGDWRPHLAMVLSNLNSSVDVEARAMATMGDTLASKGLLDAAHFCYLMAQVGFGVYTKKTTKLVLIGSNHSLPFVKFATNEAIQRTEAYEYAQSLGAHAEPLPNFQVFKFIYSCRLAEMGLATQAFHYCEVIAKSILLQPHGYSPVLISQLVQLASQLRLFDPQLKEKPEEESFVEPTWLAQLQHVGKQVQEGAVVWSHDAAFPQRCPSTPSSEVGQCDGLGLAQPLVLGTDNPLLAPPVPSAQGSGLAVRLLPSVPPTTPARVPMFAVPPPLGPVDPGPGCGPPGSALGFAEPSGPDPAALYPGPGLPPGAPSLQESEHLFQDVRSQDPGMTPREAHGRNSLAELSEEELGGKFDKPGSSRMPQDSEAPPGWGGASLGALQPPSLTPASEGKSPVQATKTEAKEPKKGGESWFSRWLTGKRKTEAYLPDDKNKSIVWDEKKNRWVDVNEPEEEKKAAPPPPMSLPKATQAAAPGPGGPPRASVNMFSRKAAGTRVHYVDILNPGGSRRAEPALAPADFFAPLAPLPIPAHLCGPNPDAAEGAPLAEGAGREGQAPAGGPAHPEPASEPKVLDSAASLPGSEVHGSQGGEAPGAHPPAGGPPGAAVPLYSPAQFTQPLPPQEVQGRGGLARGSTQR